The DNA region ACCCAGAATATCAAAAATGGTTACCCTGACATCTGAAGTATTCGGTATGTTAAAGCTGATCACCGATTCGTAGGTAACAGGATTAGGATAAATTCCGTTAAGTGAAATTTCCTTGCGGTTATCTTCCTTGATGGAAACACCGGCACCCGGGCCGATAACATCATTCAGTATATCCTGAACGGGGATTTTGAGGTAGAAAATGTAGTTGATTGTCGGAGGATCGCCATTCTGGACTTCTGTTCCCGGTTCTTCGTCTTCCTGATAATAAAAATGAAGGTAATTGTCGGCTTTTTTGGCACAATGACCAAAGACATTTTCCATCACGGGATTGTCGGAAATGTTTTGAGCAGGTCCCCATGTCTTTCCGCCATCTTTGGTATAGGTAACATAAATATCCCTGTAGTTTTCACCATTCACGGGTGAAATGGCTTCTTCGACAGGGGAAGAATAAATGAGGAAGAGGTTGCCGTTGTCGTCAATAGCAGCATTGGGCATTGTGGTTAATCCGGTACTTCCGTAGCGGCCTCCACTGGCTATCGTGGTGTTCCATGTTGGCTCTTCAATATCGATTCTGCCGTTTTCATTACGGTCAAGAACGGCTGCCGTAGGAATTCTTCCCTGATTGGGATAGGTTAGGAAATGTTCATAA from Sphingobacteriales bacterium includes:
- a CDS encoding T9SS type A sorting domain-containing protein is translated as SFRYYPTSNGIYYWNDISTPDSALVYDTFYKDTIVYRLWVDGKVANQIHFMFKPSYWQKFNTADSTVSMIPKPSIALTLYNNKSNPFQATNMTVWPTYYNITKWDTLTGNALDSVLVPPDSVIMLDSFVVEIIDKITSHYEHFLTYPNQGRIPTAAVLDRNENGRIDIEEPTWNTTIASGGRYGSTGLTTMPNAAIDDNGNLFLIYSSPVEEAISPVNGENYRDIYVTYTKDGGKTWGPAQNISDNPVMENVFGHCAKKADNYLHFYYQEDEEPGTEVQNGDPPTINYIFYLKIPVQDILNDVIGPGAGVSIKEDNRKEISLNGIYPNPVTYESVISFNIPNTSDVRVTIFDILGKKVTENQYRNLKAGQHELPVDASGLKPGTYIITLTSGNESLTSKLIVR